DNA from Betaproteobacteria bacterium:
GATCATCAAGGAGGCGCAGGCCACACCCAACTATCGGCTTGCCGTCGACCTCGATAGCCAGACCATCACCACCCCCGGGCGCCAGGAGCTGCGTTTCGACGTCGATCCGTTCCGCAAGCACTGCCTGCTGAACGGCCTGGACGAAATCGGCCTCACCCTCGAGCGCGCGGACGAGATCCGCGCGTTCGAAGCGAGGCACGAGGCTGCGCAGCCGTGGCTGTTCGCGTGACGCCGATCCAGGCAAGGCGATGAAGATCGCGCTGCTTCCCGGCGACGGAATCGGGCCCGAAATCGTCGCCCAGGCGGTCAAGGTGCTGAAAGCGCTCGACGGTCTGCCGCTGGAGCTCGAGCAGGCGCCGGTCGGCGGTGCGGCCTACGACGCGAGCGGCGAGCCGCTGCCGGCCGCCACGCTGGCGCTCGCGCGCAAGGCCGATGCGATCCTGTTCGGCGCAGTCGGAGACTGGAAGTACGACAGCCTGCCGCGCGAGAAACGACCCGAGCAGGCGATCCTCGGCCTGCGGCGCGAGCTGGAGCTGTTCGCCAACCTGCGCCCGGCGCTGCTGTATCCGGAATTGGCGGGCGCTTCGTCGCTGCGGCCGGAAGTGGTGTCCGGGCTGGACATCCTGATCTTGCGCGAGCTCACCGGCGACATCTATTTCGGCAAGCCGCGGGGGGTGCGGCGGCTGCCCAGTGGCGAGCGCGAAGGCTTCGATACCATGACCTATACCGAGGGCGAGATCCGGCGCGTCGCGGAGCTCGGCTTCGAGCTCGCGCGCAAGCGCGCCCGCAAGCTCTGCTCGGTGGACAAGGCGAACGTGCTCGAGACCAGCCAGTTCTGGCGCGATATCGTGACCGATACGGCCAAGCGCTACCCGGATGTCGCCTTGAGCCACATGTACGTCGACAACGCCGCCATGCAGCTCGTGCGCAACCCGAAGCAGTTCGACGTGATCGTCACCGGCAATCTCTTCGGCGACATCCTCTCGGACGAGGCGTCGATGCTCACCGGCTCGATCGGCATGCTGCCTTCGGCATCGCTGGATGCAGCCGGAAAAGGGTTGTACGAACCGATCCACGGCTCGGCGCCCGACCTCGCCGGCAAGAACGCCGCCAACCCGCTCGCCACCATACTTTCGGCGGCGATGATGCTACGCTATACGTTCGATCGGACGGACGCCGCCGAGCGCATCGAGCGCGCGGTGCGCACGGTGTTGCAGCAAGGCTATCGCACCGCCGATATCCATGAAGCCGAGGCGCGTCAAGTCGGCACGGCGGAGATGGGCGACGCGGTGGTCGCCGCGCTGCGCGCCTGAGCGGCGCCCGGTGCGAGACGAGAGATGGAACGGCAATGAAAACGGACGTGGGATTCATCGGCTGGCGCGGCATGGTCGGCTCGGTGCTGATGCAGCGCATGCGCGAGACGGGCGACTTCGGGCGTATCGAGCCCGTGTTCTTCAGCACGTCCAGGCCCCTGCCGAAGCCACCGGACATCGACCGCGCAGTCGCCCCGGTTGCCGACGCTCACGATATCGAGCGCCTCAAAGCGCTGCCGGTGCTGGTCTCCTGCCAGGGCGGCGATTACACCAGCGAAGTCCACCCCAGGTTGCGAGCGGCCGGGTGGAAGGGCTACTGGATCGATGCCGCATCGCCGCTACGGATGAAAGACGATGCGACGATCGTGCTCGATCCGGTCAACCGGCCGGTGATCGACCAGGCGCTCGCCGCCGGCGGGCGCGACTACATCGGCGGCAACTGCACGGTGAGCCTCATGCTGATGGGTCTGGCGGGGCTGTTCAAGGAAGACCTGGTGGAATGGGCTACGGCCATGACCTATCAGGCGGCTTCCGGAGCCGGCGCGCAGCACATGCATGAACTGCTCGACCAGATGGGCGAGCTGCACGAGGCTGCGCGGCCTGCGCTCGGCGACCCGGCAGCCCGTATTCTCGATATCGACAAGACGGTGCACGCCGCGATGCGCCGTGCCGACTTTCCGCGCCAGCATTTCGAGCACCCGCTCGCGGGCAGCGTGCTCCCCTGGATCGACAAGGATCTCGGCAACGGCCAGAGCCGCGAGGAGTGGAAGGCGCAGGCGGAAGCGAACAAGATCCTGGGCAAGCGCAACGGTTCCGAAGTCATTCTGGACGGTATTTGCGTCCGTATCGGCACCATGCGCTGCCACAGCCAGGCGCTCACCATCAAGCTCAGGCGCGATTTGCCGCTGCCGGAGATCGAAAGCCTCATTGCAGGCGGCAACGAGTGGGTGAAGGTCGTGCCCAACGAAAAGGCAGCGACACTCAATGAGCTCACGCCCGCGGCCGTCAGCGGTTCGCTCGATATCCCGGTGGGGCGCTTGCGCAAGTTGCCGATGGGCGGGGAGTACCTGACGGCGTTCACCGTCGGCGACCAATTGCTTTGGGGAGCGGCTGAGCCGCTGCGGCGCATGCTCGAGGTGCTTCACACCCGATGAGGTGCGGTTGCGGCACGGACCGGAACCCGGCTCCGGCGCAAGGACCGAGGCCGGTCCGAGCAAAAAGACCGGGGCCGGTGCGGGCAAAAGGACCGGGTCCGGTCCGATGCCATAAACGCGGAATAGAGGGGAGAAACGGGCGAAGCCCGGCAAGCTGTGGCGTTTACGCCACGCGCATCATTCTTCCGATGCGTTACGGGGCTTGCGGCGATTCTTTAATGGGCCTCTTAGCTTGCATCGATAACCCCATGATGTTAGCTTAAATGTGCCAAAAAACGATCAGGGTGGCGGGAGTGGGCAAGAAATCGTTAATTGCTTCGTTGGTCACGCTGGCCTTGGGGCTTTCGCCCGCCGCCGGATACGCCGCCGGTCTCGGCAGACTGACGCTCCATTCGGCCATCGGTCAGCCCCTGCGGGCGGACGTCGAGCTGGTCTCGGTGCGCCCCGATGAGTTTTCAACCCTGACGGCGCGGGTCGCTTCGCCCGACGCCTATCGCAACGCCAATATCAACTACAACTCGGCGCTCGTGGGCGCGCGTGCAACGGTCGAACGCCGTCCCGGCGGCGGCGCATACATCCGGGTGACGTCCGGCCGCCCGATCGAAGAGCCGTTCATCGATCTGCTGATCGAGCTCACCTGGAGTACCGGCCGGCTGGTGCGCGAGTACACGGCACTGGTCGACCCGCCCGGTTTTGGCAGCACCCAGGTCGCGACGCCGAGCGCGGTTCCCGCTGACCGGCCCGCGCTGGCAGCGCCCGTGGCTGCCCCGTCGGCTCGGGCAGCGGCGAGTCCGGTCGATAGCGGCGAGCGTACCTATGGGCCGGTGCAGCCGGGCGATACGCTGCGCAAGATCGCGACCGGGGCGAAGCCCGAAGGCGTGAGCCTGGATCAAGTTCTGGTGGGTATCTTTCGCAGCAATCCGGACGCGTTCATCAGCAACAACATGAACCTGCTGCGCACGGGGCGCATCCTGCGCATTCCGGATGCGGCCGAGCTGGGCAAGGTATCGAGCGCCGAAGCGGGCAACGAGATCCGTGTCCAGACCGCGGATTGGAAGGCGTACCGGCAGCGCGTCGCCGGCGCTGTTCCCGAGACTCCGGTGGCCGGCACGCGCGCCGCAGCCGGCAAGGTGACGACCAAGGTGGAAGAGACGGCGCCGGCCGCGCCGCCGGGCAAGGAGGTCGTCAAGGTTTCCAAGGGCGCGCCGGAGGCGGCTCCCGGCGCGGCCGACAAGGACCTGCAGGACCGCATCCGCGTCCTGGAAGAAGAGGCCACTGCGCGCGAGAAGACGCTCAAGGATTCGAACGAGCGCATCGCCTCGCTGGAAAAGACGCTGAAGGACATGCAGCGGCTGCTGGAGATGAAGAGCATCCCGGTGCCGCCGCCGGTCACTGTCGCGCCGCCCGCTGAGAAGCCCGAGCCCGCGCAGCCGCCAGTCGAGGCCGCCAAGCCGGATGCGCCCGCACCGGCCGTACCGCCGCTGACCGAAGCGAAGCCTGAAGCCGCACCGCCCGCGCCCCAACCGAAGGCGGAGGCGAAGAAAGCCGAACCGCCCCCGCCCCCGCCCCCGCCACCCCCGCCGGTCGAGGCATGGTACGAGGATCCGACGCTGCTGGGCGGCGCGCTGCTGGGGCTCGGTCTGCTGGGCGGGCTCGCCTACGTCATGGCGCGGCGCCGGCGCAGCGACGATCGGCTGACGGCAGAGCCGAGCTTGCGCACCGCGCCGGTCGCGGCGCCCTTGGGCCCGACGGCGGCGTCCGAAGCCGCCATGCCGATTGCGGACGCGACCACAGAAATGCCGGCGGCGCCGGCGGCTGCAGCCGCCGTGGCGGGGGACGACGTCGACCCCATCCAGGAAGCCGACGTCTACATTGCGTACGGTCGCGACGCCCAGGCCGAGGAGATCCTGAAGGAGGCGCTCGCCAAGGATCCGACCCGGCAGGAGATCAGGCTGAAGCTGCTGGAGATCTACGCCGCGCGCAAGAGCAAGAATGATTTCAACGCCTTGGCGGAGGACCTGCACAAGTCGAGCCGTGGCCGCGGCGATACGTGGCTCAAGGCCGCGACCATGGGC
Protein-coding regions in this window:
- the asd gene encoding aspartate-semialdehyde dehydrogenase, whose product is MKTDVGFIGWRGMVGSVLMQRMRETGDFGRIEPVFFSTSRPLPKPPDIDRAVAPVADAHDIERLKALPVLVSCQGGDYTSEVHPRLRAAGWKGYWIDAASPLRMKDDATIVLDPVNRPVIDQALAAGGRDYIGGNCTVSLMLMGLAGLFKEDLVEWATAMTYQAASGAGAQHMHELLDQMGELHEAARPALGDPAARILDIDKTVHAAMRRADFPRQHFEHPLAGSVLPWIDKDLGNGQSREEWKAQAEANKILGKRNGSEVILDGICVRIGTMRCHSQALTIKLRRDLPLPEIESLIAGGNEWVKVVPNEKAATLNELTPAAVSGSLDIPVGRLRKLPMGGEYLTAFTVGDQLLWGAAEPLRRMLEVLHTR
- the leuB gene encoding 3-isopropylmalate dehydrogenase produces the protein MKIALLPGDGIGPEIVAQAVKVLKALDGLPLELEQAPVGGAAYDASGEPLPAATLALARKADAILFGAVGDWKYDSLPREKRPEQAILGLRRELELFANLRPALLYPELAGASSLRPEVVSGLDILILRELTGDIYFGKPRGVRRLPSGEREGFDTMTYTEGEIRRVAELGFELARKRARKLCSVDKANVLETSQFWRDIVTDTAKRYPDVALSHMYVDNAAMQLVRNPKQFDVIVTGNLFGDILSDEASMLTGSIGMLPSASLDAAGKGLYEPIHGSAPDLAGKNAANPLATILSAAMMLRYTFDRTDAAERIERAVRTVLQQGYRTADIHEAEARQVGTAEMGDAVVAALRA